The Candidatus Margulisiibacteriota bacterium genome contains a region encoding:
- the flgC gene encoding flagellar basal body rod protein FlgC — MSFFQSAAVISSGMSVHREIMDIIAENLANINTLETETGEPYQRKIPIVSSKQTNNYSFSNVLGKKMYNEVQISSIKKDDSPPLMYYDPTHPLADENGYIKKPNISQTMEMVRMMDAVRAYEANVAVFNTSKSMAQRALQIGS, encoded by the coding sequence ATGAGTTTTTTTCAGTCTGCAGCAGTGATTTCTAGTGGAATGAGCGTTCATAGAGAAATCATGGATATTATTGCTGAAAATTTGGCAAATATTAATACCTTAGAGACAGAAACCGGCGAACCATATCAAAGAAAAATTCCAATAGTAAGTTCAAAACAAACAAATAATTATTCTTTTTCCAATGTGCTTGGGAAGAAAATGTATAATGAGGTACAAATATCTTCCATTAAAAAAGACGATTCTCCTCCGCTTATGTATTATGATCCGACTCATCCGCTAGCTGACGAGAATGGTTACATCAAAAAACCTAATATTAGTCAGACTATGGAAATGGTGAGAATGATGGATGCTGTTAGGGCGTACGAGGCGAATGTTGCAGTATTTAATACATCAAAGTCAATGGCCCAAAGGGCATTACAGATTGGAAGTTAG
- the flgB gene encoding flagellar basal body rod protein FlgB: MFFDMGTEVIKEGLSLSAVQQGLIAENISNISTPGYRRKDVDFRSALTSLMGNQLDVNRTHMNHMPFHFNPDQMQAIIRRDNATGVNSVGNNVDLDKEMVNMATNNTYYNALATFTSKKFSIWNSVLSERVL, encoded by the coding sequence ATGTTTTTTGATATGGGGACAGAAGTCATAAAAGAGGGGTTATCATTATCTGCTGTACAGCAAGGGTTGATAGCTGAAAACATCTCCAATATATCAACTCCAGGATATAGAAGAAAAGACGTAGATTTTAGGAGTGCATTAACAAGCTTAATGGGGAATCAATTAGATGTTAATCGTACGCATATGAACCATATGCCCTTTCATTTTAACCCAGATCAAATGCAAGCAATTATCAGAAGAGACAATGCTACTGGTGTTAATTCAGTTGGTAACAACGTAGACCTTGATAAGGAAATGGTTAATATGGCAACAAACAATACCTACTATAATGCACTGGCTACATTTACTAGTAAAAAGTTTAGTATTTGGAACTCTGTTTTATCGGAAAGAGTTTTATAA
- a CDS encoding helix-turn-helix domain-containing protein encodes MTHQYQSKDICVETGCTHRQLQYWEKKGYIKPEKGQRNVRLYNENDIKVIKQIVGLKKKGNSLGEAFIRSSSYVKPTSAIQNNNKFLILKETEEKYLAENEELLNVLFRIQEIEASIPAYPYSAYNEENILRLKDLQDKAQKIKQLKDETWNKIILILNSDPTMIKKAQSTLQKTHPVNKYTVDQLVLLWIKKNGTVHNLPQVRAAYLERIQQGESIDALVQELEIQPEKSK; translated from the coding sequence ATGACACATCAATACCAAAGTAAGGATATTTGCGTGGAGACTGGATGCACTCATAGACAGCTTCAATATTGGGAAAAAAAGGGCTATATTAAACCTGAAAAAGGTCAAAGAAACGTAAGACTCTATAATGAAAATGATATAAAAGTTATCAAACAAATTGTTGGTCTAAAGAAAAAAGGCAACTCCCTAGGAGAGGCTTTTATTAGAAGTAGTTCCTATGTAAAACCAACCTCTGCTATACAAAATAATAATAAATTTCTTATTCTAAAAGAAACAGAAGAAAAATATTTAGCGGAAAACGAAGAATTGCTAAACGTTCTTTTCCGCATCCAAGAAATAGAAGCCTCAATACCTGCTTATCCTTATTCTGCATATAACGAAGAAAATATTTTACGACTTAAAGACCTTCAGGATAAGGCCCAAAAAATAAAACAATTAAAAGATGAAACCTGGAACAAAATAATTCTTATACTTAATTCTGACCCAACCATGATTAAAAAAGCTCAAAGCACTTTACAAAAGACACATCCAGTAAACAAATATACAGTAGACCAATTAGTCCTCTTATGGATTAAGAAAAACGGAACTGTTCACAATCTTCCACAAGTAAGAGCAGCTTATCTGGAAAGGATTCAACAAGGGGAATCAATTGATGCTCTTGTTCAAGAGCTAGAAATTCAACCAGAAAAGTCTAAATAA
- the secG gene encoding preprotein translocase subunit SecG: MKIFLILIQLVSAFALIIMVLLHSAKGEGLGSIGNTAKMFSSQKGLEDGLNRITTIFASAFLGSAFLISIL, from the coding sequence ATGAAGATTTTTTTAATTTTGATCCAATTAGTTTCAGCGTTTGCTTTAATCATAATGGTTTTGTTACATTCTGCTAAGGGCGAAGGACTTGGTTCTATCGGCAATACAGCCAAAATGTTTTCTAGTCAGAAGGGCCTGGAAGATGGACTTAATAGAATAACTACAATTTTTGCGTCAGCATTTCTTGGGTCAGCATTTCTGATTAGCATTTTATAA
- a CDS encoding HAD-IB family hydrolase, protein MQQKKAIFSDIDKTLIPSGSLNLLVQHLYKKKLIPLNLIIRVLYWYLLYKMNWIKDFSKVIEKSSELLAPLLKSHSAVELHTLINNWFDSDIKQIIYPDIEQRIRDLHKQGYELYFVTSTLEPIAKCFQEYFGFGTVVATELTEKNGYYSAIPNGAPCHGKEKARRMNDLVIKDKLDLANSFAFSDHISDVPMLKLVGHPVVINPNPILNIIARKNKWEILSPKLA, encoded by the coding sequence GTGCAACAAAAAAAAGCTATTTTTTCAGACATAGACAAAACTTTAATCCCTAGCGGGTCATTAAATTTACTTGTCCAACACTTATATAAAAAGAAGTTAATTCCTTTAAATCTTATAATTAGGGTTCTTTACTGGTATCTCCTTTATAAGATGAACTGGATAAAAGACTTTAGTAAAGTTATTGAAAAGTCGAGCGAACTGCTTGCTCCGTTGCTTAAAAGTCACAGTGCGGTGGAATTACATACTTTGATTAACAACTGGTTCGATTCTGATATTAAGCAAATAATTTACCCAGATATCGAACAAAGAATCAGAGACCTGCACAAACAAGGATACGAACTTTATTTTGTTACATCCACTCTTGAACCAATAGCAAAATGCTTTCAAGAATATTTTGGATTTGGCACAGTTGTGGCAACAGAACTAACAGAAAAAAATGGTTATTATTCTGCTATACCTAACGGGGCTCCCTGCCATGGAAAAGAAAAGGCTCGAAGAATGAACGATTTAGTGATAAAAGATAAATTGGACCTTGCCAATAGCTTTGCCTTCTCTGATCATATTTCAGACGTACCTATGCTGAAACTAGTTGGCCACCCAGTAGTGATTAACCCTAACCCTATCCTAAATATCATAGCAAGAAAAAATAAATGGGAAATTCTTTCGCCGAAACTAGCCTAG
- a CDS encoding helix-turn-helix domain-containing protein translates to MEKKTYLDIFKIYELPLFFDREDFYDKAISLLYMQFKFKEIEGINKEDLGFDASLFDNGSIVCLLKDGQPEVLSKKKISEPTDIKKVIICVDRVEMKDFLSFRIGKTALSMFDNVKDVKIFFTCIEAFFNRQERSFKEIKSYLLKQRQAILDKEALAPKAPDLVEDKTEFLSVFAKNMPEKVKLTHALEKAEAVLIKEMLRRTKGKKVEAAKGLGITERMIGYKIKKYGLG, encoded by the coding sequence ATGGAAAAGAAAACTTATTTAGATATCTTTAAAATTTATGAGCTTCCGCTTTTTTTTGACAGGGAAGATTTTTATGACAAAGCAATCAGTTTATTGTATATGCAATTCAAATTCAAAGAGATTGAAGGAATCAACAAAGAAGACTTGGGCTTTGATGCCTCATTATTTGATAATGGCTCAATTGTTTGCTTACTCAAAGATGGACAGCCAGAAGTTTTATCTAAAAAAAAGATTAGTGAGCCGACAGATATTAAGAAAGTTATTATCTGTGTGGATAGAGTTGAGATGAAGGATTTTTTAAGTTTTAGAATAGGGAAGACAGCGCTGTCTATGTTTGATAATGTCAAAGATGTTAAAATATTTTTTACTTGCATAGAAGCATTTTTTAATAGACAGGAAAGAAGCTTCAAAGAAATAAAGAGTTATTTATTAAAGCAAAGACAAGCTATTTTAGATAAAGAAGCCTTGGCACCTAAAGCTCCTGACCTCGTGGAGGATAAAACTGAATTTTTAAGCGTTTTTGCGAAAAATATGCCCGAAAAGGTCAAGCTTACTCATGCGCTAGAAAAAGCAGAAGCAGTCTTAATTAAGGAAATGCTTAGAAGGACCAAAGGAAAGAAAGTAGAAGCTGCTAAAGGGCTTGGAATTACAGAACGTATGATAGGGTATAAAATAAAAAAATACGGTCTAGGCTAG